The following are encoded in a window of Saccharothrix longispora genomic DNA:
- the nuoF gene encoding NADH-quinone oxidoreductase subunit NuoF: protein MVDSLTPVLTKRWLSPRSWTLKTYEQLEGYTALRKALTAHPDQLIQQCKDSGLRGRGGAGFPTGMKWGFIPQNDGKPHYLVINADEGEPGTCKDIPLMMADPHSLVEGIIITSYAIRANFAAIYVRGEVLHVIRRLHAAVREAYEAGYLGKDILGSGFDLDLVVHAGAGAYICGEETALLDSLEGRRGQPRLKPPFPATSGLYASPTVVNNVETIASVPYIVNGGADWFRTMGRERSPGPKIFSLSGHVERPGQYEAPMGVTLRELLDMAGGMKDGIPLKFWTPGGSSTPLFTTEHLDVPLDFEGAAEAGSMLGTTALQIFNETVSVPWAVMKWTEFYKHESCGKCTPCREGTYWLVQILQRMVAGNGTASDIDTLLDVCDNILGRSFCALGDGAVSPITSGIKYFKDEFLALCDQNSAKNRAGTVLAGASA, encoded by the coding sequence GTGGTTGATTCCTTGACTCCCGTCCTGACCAAGCGCTGGCTGTCGCCGCGCTCCTGGACGCTGAAGACCTACGAGCAGCTGGAGGGGTACACGGCGCTGCGCAAGGCGCTCACCGCCCACCCGGACCAGCTGATCCAGCAGTGCAAGGACTCCGGGCTGCGCGGGCGCGGCGGCGCGGGCTTCCCCACCGGCATGAAGTGGGGCTTCATCCCGCAGAACGACGGCAAGCCGCACTACCTCGTCATCAACGCCGACGAGGGCGAGCCGGGCACCTGCAAGGACATTCCGCTGATGATGGCGGACCCGCACTCGCTGGTCGAGGGCATCATCATCACCTCGTACGCGATCCGGGCGAACTTCGCCGCGATCTACGTGCGTGGCGAGGTGCTGCACGTGATCCGCCGGCTGCACGCCGCCGTGCGCGAGGCCTACGAGGCCGGCTACCTGGGCAAGGACATCCTCGGCTCGGGCTTCGACCTCGACCTGGTCGTGCACGCCGGCGCCGGCGCGTACATCTGCGGCGAGGAGACGGCGCTGCTCGACTCGCTGGAGGGCCGTCGCGGCCAGCCGCGGCTCAAGCCGCCGTTCCCGGCGACCTCGGGCCTGTACGCCTCGCCGACCGTGGTGAACAACGTCGAGACGATCGCCAGCGTCCCGTACATCGTCAACGGCGGCGCGGACTGGTTCCGCACCATGGGCCGCGAGCGGTCGCCGGGCCCGAAGATCTTCTCCCTGTCCGGCCACGTCGAGCGCCCCGGCCAGTACGAGGCCCCGATGGGCGTCACGCTGCGCGAGCTGCTGGACATGGCGGGCGGCATGAAGGACGGCATCCCGCTGAAGTTCTGGACGCCGGGCGGCTCGTCGACCCCGCTGTTCACGACCGAGCACCTGGACGTGCCGCTGGACTTCGAGGGCGCGGCCGAGGCCGGCTCGATGCTGGGCACCACCGCGCTCCAGATCTTCAACGAGACGGTGTCCGTGCCGTGGGCGGTCATGAAGTGGACCGAGTTCTACAAGCACGAGTCGTGCGGCAAGTGCACGCCGTGCCGCGAGGGCACCTACTGGCTCGTCCAGATCCTCCAGCGGATGGTGGCGGGCAACGGCACGGCCAGTGACATCGACACGCTGCTGGACGTCTGCGACAACATCCTGGGCCGCTCGTTCTGCGCCCTCGGCGACGGCGCGGTCAGCCCCATCACCAGCGGCATCAAGTACTTCAAGGACGAGTTCCTGGCCCTGTGCGACCAGAACTCGGCCAAGAACCGAGCAGGTACCGTCCTGGCAGGAGCCAGCGCATGA
- the nuoE gene encoding NADH-quinone oxidoreductase subunit NuoE gives MSTPENVFAASPLDPVATQATATPGTFDTSVFDEETVARAQAIIARYPVARSALLPMLHLVQSVEGYVSQAGITFCAHQLDLTNAEVSAVATFYTMYKRRPCGEHLVSVCTNTLCAALGGDAIYAGLREHLGSDGRPLGHEETSGEPGAPGSITLEHAECLAACDLGPVLQVNYEYFDNQTPEKALELVKSLQAGEKPHPTRGARLTDFRQAELQLAGFFEGREADLDGPSAAPETVRGAALAAERGWTAPAMPDNAEFPPLPEKK, from the coding sequence ATGAGCACTCCCGAGAACGTCTTCGCGGCCTCGCCGCTGGACCCGGTGGCGACGCAGGCCACCGCGACCCCCGGCACGTTCGACACGAGCGTGTTCGACGAGGAGACGGTGGCCAGGGCGCAGGCGATCATCGCCCGCTACCCGGTGGCCCGCTCGGCGCTGCTGCCGATGCTGCACCTCGTGCAGTCGGTCGAGGGGTACGTCAGCCAGGCGGGCATCACGTTCTGCGCCCACCAGCTGGACCTCACCAACGCCGAGGTCAGCGCGGTCGCGACGTTCTACACCATGTACAAGCGCCGCCCCTGCGGCGAGCACCTGGTGAGCGTCTGCACGAACACCCTGTGCGCCGCGCTCGGCGGTGACGCGATCTACGCGGGGCTGCGCGAGCACCTGGGGTCCGACGGCAGGCCGCTCGGCCACGAGGAGACCTCGGGCGAGCCGGGCGCGCCGGGCTCGATCACCCTGGAGCACGCCGAGTGCCTCGCCGCGTGCGACCTCGGCCCGGTGCTCCAGGTGAACTACGAGTACTTCGACAACCAGACGCCGGAGAAGGCGCTGGAGCTGGTGAAGTCCCTCCAGGCGGGGGAGAAGCCCCACCCGACGCGCGGCGCGCGGCTGACCGACTTCCGCCAGGCGGAGCTCCAGCTGGCCGGTTTCTTCGAGGGCCGGGAGGCGGACCTGGACGGCCCGTCGGCCGCCCCGGAGACGGTGCGCGGCGCGGCCCTGGCCGCCGAGCGCGGGTGGACGGCTCCGGCGATGCCGGACAACGCGGAGTTCCCGCCGCTGCCGGAAAAGAAGTAG
- a CDS encoding NADH-quinone oxidoreductase subunit D yields the protein MTERLSDVTTGTDTSAAGRDSDSYDANRTTSNPDSYAGARQTTEGTVYTVTGGDWDEVLAEAAGDERIVMNLGPQHPSTHGVLRLVLELEGETVTQARSVVGYLHTGIEKNLEYRNWTQGVTFVTRMDYLAPLHNEAAYCMAVEKLLGITVPQRAQTIRVILMELNRISSHLVALATGGMELGALTGMTSGFREREEVLHLLEFLTGLRMNHAFIRPGGLAQDLPEGAEQRIKDFIKVMDSRLPDYDKLLTGQPIWRNRLANVGYLPVDACLALGITGPILRSAGLPWDLRKVEPYCGYENYEFDVPTSTAADSYARYLLRLEEMHQSLRIIRQAVDNLVAGPVMVEDAKVAWPAQLTIAADGMGNSLEHVRKIMGQSMESLIHHFKLVTEGFVVPAGQVYVPIESPRGELGYHVVSDGGTRPMRVHVREPSFVNLQSMPAMCEGSMVADVIASVASIDPVMGGCDR from the coding sequence ATGACCGAACGTCTTTCCGACGTGACCACGGGCACCGACACCAGCGCGGCCGGCCGTGACAGCGACTCGTACGACGCCAACCGCACCACCTCGAACCCCGACTCCTACGCGGGCGCCCGGCAGACCACCGAGGGCACCGTCTACACGGTGACCGGCGGCGACTGGGACGAGGTGCTGGCCGAGGCCGCGGGCGACGAGCGCATCGTCATGAACCTGGGGCCGCAGCACCCGTCGACGCACGGCGTGCTCCGCCTGGTGCTGGAGCTGGAGGGCGAGACCGTCACCCAGGCCCGCAGCGTCGTCGGCTACCTGCACACCGGCATCGAGAAGAACCTCGAGTACCGGAACTGGACCCAGGGCGTCACGTTCGTGACGCGCATGGACTACCTGGCGCCGCTGCACAACGAGGCCGCGTACTGCATGGCGGTCGAGAAGCTGCTCGGCATCACGGTGCCGCAGCGCGCGCAGACGATCCGGGTCATCCTGATGGAGCTGAACCGCATCTCCTCGCACCTGGTGGCGTTGGCCACCGGCGGCATGGAGCTGGGCGCGCTCACCGGCATGACCTCGGGCTTCCGCGAGCGCGAGGAGGTCCTGCACCTGCTGGAGTTCCTCACCGGCCTGCGCATGAACCACGCGTTCATCCGCCCCGGCGGCCTCGCGCAGGACCTGCCGGAGGGCGCGGAGCAGCGCATCAAGGACTTCATCAAGGTGATGGACTCCCGGCTGCCCGACTACGACAAGCTGCTCACCGGCCAGCCGATCTGGCGCAACCGGCTCGCGAACGTCGGCTACCTGCCGGTGGACGCGTGCCTCGCGCTCGGCATCACCGGCCCGATCCTGCGCTCCGCGGGCCTGCCGTGGGACCTGCGCAAGGTCGAGCCCTACTGCGGCTACGAGAACTACGAGTTCGACGTGCCCACGTCGACCGCGGCCGACTCCTACGCGCGCTACCTGCTGCGCCTGGAGGAGATGCACCAGTCCCTCAGGATCATCCGCCAGGCCGTGGACAACCTCGTCGCCGGTCCCGTGATGGTCGAGGACGCCAAGGTCGCCTGGCCCGCGCAGCTGACCATCGCCGCCGACGGCATGGGCAACTCGCTGGAGCACGTCCGCAAGATCATGGGCCAGTCCATGGAGTCCCTGATCCACCACTTCAAGCTGGTGACCGAGGGCTTCGTGGTGCCGGCCGGTCAGGTGTACGTGCCGATCGAGTCGCCGCGCGGCGAGCTGGGCTACCACGTCGTCTCCGACGGCGGCACCCGGCCGATGCGCGTGCACGTGCGCGAACCCAGCTTCGTGAACCTCCAGTCGATGCCCGCGATGTGCGAGGGCAGCATGGTCGCCGACGTCATCGCGTCGGTGGCCTCCATCGACCCGGTGATGGGTGGTTGTGACCGATGA
- a CDS encoding NADH-quinone oxidoreductase subunit C gives MSEAQYEEHGARGGVEAGRARRGMFNISGSGDTSGFGGLRLPAHVAAPSERPFGGWFDEVADELLAAIREKGLPADTVQQITVDRGEITFYLRRENLVEVARILRDDPALRFELCSSVSGVDYGVDVAQRLHSVYHLTSMTYRRRIRLEVSVDVDDAHIPSVVSVYPTADWQERETWDMFGIVYDGHPGLTRILMPDDWDGHPQRKDYPLGGIPVEYKGAEIPPPDQRRSYS, from the coding sequence ATGAGCGAGGCCCAGTACGAGGAGCACGGGGCGCGCGGCGGCGTCGAGGCCGGCCGCGCCCGCCGGGGCATGTTCAACATCTCCGGTTCCGGCGACACGTCCGGCTTCGGCGGCCTGCGGCTGCCCGCCCACGTCGCCGCGCCGTCCGAGCGGCCCTTCGGCGGCTGGTTCGACGAGGTCGCCGACGAGCTGCTCGCCGCGATCCGGGAGAAGGGCCTGCCGGCCGACACGGTGCAGCAGATCACCGTCGACCGCGGCGAGATCACCTTCTACCTGCGCCGGGAGAACCTGGTCGAGGTGGCGCGCATCCTGCGCGACGACCCCGCGCTGCGCTTCGAGCTGTGCAGCTCGGTGTCCGGTGTGGACTACGGCGTGGACGTCGCGCAGCGGCTGCACTCCGTCTACCACCTGACCTCGATGACCTACCGCCGGCGCATCCGGCTGGAGGTCTCGGTCGACGTGGACGACGCGCACATCCCCAGCGTGGTGTCGGTGTACCCGACGGCGGACTGGCAGGAGCGCGAGACCTGGGACATGTTCGGCATCGTCTACGACGGTCACCCGGGCCTGACCCGAATCCTCATGCCGGACGACTGGGACGGCCACCCGCAGCGCAAGGACTACCCGCTCGGCGGCATCCCGGTGGAGTACAAGGGCGCGGAGATCCCCCCGCCAGACCAGAGGCGGTCCTACTCATGA
- a CDS encoding NuoB/complex I 20 kDa subunit family protein has product MGLEEKLPNGIMLASVEKLVNWTRKSSLWPATFGLACCAIEMMTTGAPRYDLARFGMEVFRASPRQADLMIVAGRVTNKMAPVLRQIYDQMPEPRWVLAMGVCASSGGMFNNYAVVQGVDHVVPVDMYLPGCPPRPEMLIDAILKIHAKIMDEPLGPTRAALLAEQGHRTELIPSSQRFAKK; this is encoded by the coding sequence ATGGGTCTCGAAGAGAAGCTCCCGAACGGCATCATGCTGGCCAGCGTCGAGAAGCTGGTCAACTGGACCCGCAAGTCCTCGCTGTGGCCCGCGACCTTCGGCCTGGCCTGCTGCGCCATCGAGATGATGACCACCGGCGCCCCGCGCTACGACCTGGCCCGGTTCGGCATGGAGGTCTTCCGCGCCTCGCCGCGCCAGGCCGACCTGATGATCGTCGCGGGCCGGGTCACCAACAAGATGGCCCCGGTGCTGCGCCAGATCTACGACCAGATGCCCGAGCCGCGCTGGGTCCTGGCGATGGGCGTGTGCGCCTCCTCCGGCGGCATGTTCAACAACTACGCGGTCGTGCAGGGCGTGGACCACGTCGTGCCGGTCGACATGTACCTGCCGGGCTGCCCGCCGCGGCCGGAGATGCTGATCGACGCCATCCTGAAGATCCACGCGAAGATCATGGACGAGCCGCTCGGCCCGACCCGTGCCGCGCTGCTCGCCGAGCAGGGCCACCGGACCGAGCTGATCCCGTCGTCCCAGCGCTTTGCGAAGAAGTGA
- a CDS encoding NADH-quinone oxidoreductase subunit A, whose amino-acid sequence MLDAYLPLVLMFALAGAFALFSVTAAPYIGPRRYNRAKLDAYECGIEPSPQPVVGGGRMPVAYYLTAMLFILFDIEMVFLYPFAVSADRLGLFGLVEIALFVATVGFAYAYVWRRGGLDWN is encoded by the coding sequence GTGCTGGACGCTTACCTCCCCCTCGTATTGATGTTCGCCCTCGCCGGCGCCTTCGCGCTGTTCTCGGTGACGGCAGCGCCGTACATCGGTCCCCGCCGGTACAACCGCGCGAAGCTGGACGCCTACGAGTGCGGCATCGAGCCGTCGCCGCAACCCGTGGTGGGCGGTGGCCGCATGCCGGTCGCCTACTACCTCACGGCGATGCTGTTCATCCTGTTCGACATCGAAATGGTCTTCCTCTACCCGTTCGCGGTCTCCGCGGACCGGCTGGGCCTGTTCGGCCTGGTGGAGATCGCACTGTTCGTCGCCACGGTCGGCTTCGCGTACGCCTACGTCTGGCGTCGCGGCGGCCTCGACTGGAACTGA
- a CDS encoding geranylgeranyl reductase family protein — MTTPSRRKAGEDAEVIVVGAGPAGSTAATYLARAGLDVVLLEKSTFPREKVCGDGLTPRGVKQLVDLGVDTREEAGWLHNRGLRVVGGGVTLELDWPELATFPPYGLVRPRQDFDEMLANTAVAAGARMHQQTTVTGAVVENGRVVGVEAKQGPGKEPVTYRAPLVLACDGVSARLALSVGIQKDDAKPMGVAVRRYYASPRTKDDYLESHLELWDRQNDVLLPGYGWIFGMGDGTVNVGLGILSTSKAYGTTDYRALLKSWLDGTPEEWGFREENATGKIGGAALPMGLNRKPHYRDGLLLVGDAGGMVNPFNGEGIGYAMESARIAAESVVQALARQGASRERALHGYPVRIEQALGSYYRLGNVFSKLIGHPAIMRTATKYGLPRKTLMRLVLKLLAGLYDPKDGDAFDRIITAATKVTPTA; from the coding sequence ATGACGACTCCCAGCCGCCGCAAGGCAGGCGAGGACGCCGAGGTGATCGTGGTCGGGGCGGGGCCCGCGGGTTCCACCGCGGCCACCTACCTGGCACGGGCCGGCCTGGACGTGGTGCTGCTGGAGAAGAGCACCTTCCCCCGCGAGAAGGTCTGCGGTGACGGCCTCACGCCACGCGGGGTGAAGCAGCTCGTCGACCTGGGCGTCGACACCCGGGAAGAGGCGGGCTGGCTGCACAACCGCGGCCTGCGCGTGGTCGGCGGCGGCGTGACGCTGGAGCTGGACTGGCCCGAGCTGGCCACGTTCCCGCCCTACGGCCTGGTGCGCCCGCGGCAGGACTTCGACGAGATGCTGGCGAACACCGCCGTCGCGGCGGGCGCCCGGATGCACCAGCAGACCACCGTCACCGGCGCGGTCGTGGAGAACGGCCGCGTGGTCGGCGTGGAGGCCAAGCAGGGGCCGGGCAAGGAGCCGGTGACCTACCGCGCACCCCTCGTGCTGGCCTGCGACGGCGTGTCCGCGCGCCTCGCGCTCAGCGTCGGCATCCAGAAGGACGACGCCAAGCCCATGGGCGTCGCGGTCCGCCGCTACTACGCCAGCCCGCGCACCAAGGACGACTACCTGGAGTCGCACCTGGAGCTGTGGGACCGCCAGAACGACGTGCTGCTGCCCGGCTACGGCTGGATCTTCGGCATGGGCGACGGCACGGTGAACGTCGGCCTCGGCATCCTCAGCACCTCCAAGGCGTACGGCACCACCGACTACCGCGCGTTGCTGAAGAGCTGGCTCGACGGCACCCCGGAGGAGTGGGGTTTCCGCGAGGAGAACGCCACCGGCAAGATCGGCGGCGCGGCCCTGCCGATGGGTCTCAACAGGAAGCCCCACTACCGGGACGGGTTGCTGCTGGTGGGCGACGCCGGCGGCATGGTGAACCCGTTCAACGGCGAGGGCATCGGCTACGCCATGGAGTCGGCGCGGATCGCCGCCGAGAGCGTCGTGCAGGCCCTGGCCCGCCAGGGCGCGAGCCGCGAGCGCGCGCTGCACGGCTACCCGGTGCGCATCGAACAGGCCCTGGGCAGCTACTACCGCCTCGGCAACGTCTTCAGCAAGCTCATCGGCCACCCCGCGATCATGCGCACGGCGACCAAGTACGGGCTGCCCCGCAAGACCCTCATGAGGCTGGTCCTGAAGCTGCTCGCCGGCCTGTACGACCCCAAGGACGGCGACGCGTTCGACCGCATCATCACCGCCGCCACGAAGGTCACCCCGACGGCCTAA
- a CDS encoding demethylmenaquinone methyltransferase, with product MSRAGLDKNPREVAEMFDGVAKGYDRTNSVMTLGFDRRWREWSRRVLDARPGERVLDLAAGTAVSTVEYAASGAWCVAADFSVGMLLGGRHRDVPKVAADALHLPFADGAFDAVTVSFGLRNFNDTEAALREMARVVRPGGRLVVCEVSTPTFRPFRYVYMRHLLKVLPLIAKFVSSNPDAYKYLAESMRTWPDQRALGEVVARAGWEDVAWMNLTGGMVALHRATKPA from the coding sequence ATGTCGCGCGCAGGTCTGGACAAGAACCCCCGCGAGGTCGCCGAGATGTTCGACGGCGTGGCGAAGGGCTACGACCGCACGAACTCCGTCATGACACTGGGGTTCGACCGGCGCTGGCGCGAGTGGAGCAGGCGCGTGCTCGACGCCCGTCCCGGCGAGCGGGTGCTGGACCTCGCGGCGGGCACGGCGGTGTCCACCGTGGAGTACGCGGCCTCGGGCGCGTGGTGCGTGGCGGCGGACTTCTCGGTCGGCATGCTGCTCGGCGGGCGGCACCGGGACGTGCCCAAGGTGGCCGCGGACGCCCTGCACCTGCCGTTCGCGGACGGCGCGTTCGACGCGGTGACGGTCAGCTTCGGCCTGCGCAACTTCAACGACACCGAGGCGGCGCTGCGCGAGATGGCGCGCGTGGTGCGGCCCGGCGGCCGGCTGGTGGTGTGCGAGGTGTCGACGCCCACGTTCCGGCCGTTCCGGTACGTCTACATGCGCCACCTGCTCAAGGTCCTGCCGCTCATCGCGAAGTTCGTCTCGTCCAACCCGGACGCCTACAAGTACCTCGCCGAGTCCATGCGCACGTGGCCCGACCAGCGCGCACTGGGCGAGGTCGTCGCCCGCGCCGGCTGGGAGGACGTGGCCTGGATGAACCTCACCGGCGGCATGGTCGCCCTCCACCGAGCCACCAAACCCGCCTGA
- a CDS encoding glycosyltransferase — protein sequence MRIVQLANFYGPRSGGLRTALHHLGAGYAAHGHEVVLVVPGPAHADERLAGGVRRVTLPAPRIPGTGGYRAVDPWRVRALLDRVAPDRLEVSDRLTLRGMGRWAAERGVPSAVVSHERLDRLLEQFLVPGGLARRGADAANARMAASYDVVVCTTEFAREEFDRIGARNVVRVPLGVDLRTFTPTRHDRSLRADLARGADALLVHCGRLSPEKHVERSVDTAAELHAAGHRVRLVVAGDGPRREALERRAAGLPVTFLGFLGDRAAVADLLATADVSLAPGPHETFGLAALEALASGTPVVVSASSALREIVRPGCGAAVADHALAFAGAVSALLDDPEPTRRSAARARAEEYPWQVAVDGMLAALRVT from the coding sequence GTGAGGATCGTCCAACTGGCCAACTTCTACGGCCCCCGGTCCGGCGGCCTGCGCACGGCCCTGCACCACCTGGGCGCCGGGTACGCCGCGCACGGCCACGAGGTCGTCCTCGTCGTCCCCGGGCCCGCGCACGCCGACGAACGGCTGGCCGGCGGGGTGCGGCGCGTCACGCTGCCCGCGCCGCGCATCCCCGGCACCGGCGGTTACCGCGCGGTGGACCCGTGGCGGGTGCGCGCCCTCCTCGACCGGGTGGCCCCCGACCGGCTGGAGGTGTCCGACCGGCTCACGCTGCGCGGCATGGGCCGGTGGGCGGCGGAGCGGGGCGTGCCCAGCGCGGTCGTCTCCCACGAGCGGCTGGACCGGCTGCTGGAGCAGTTCCTGGTGCCCGGCGGCCTGGCGCGGCGGGGCGCGGACGCGGCCAACGCCCGGATGGCCGCCTCCTACGACGTGGTGGTGTGCACGACGGAGTTCGCCCGCGAGGAGTTCGACCGGATCGGCGCGCGCAACGTCGTGCGCGTCCCGCTGGGCGTGGACCTGCGCACGTTCACCCCGACCCGGCACGACCGGTCGCTCAGGGCGGACCTCGCGCGGGGCGCGGACGCGCTGCTCGTGCACTGCGGACGGCTGTCGCCGGAGAAGCACGTCGAGCGCAGCGTCGACACCGCCGCCGAGCTGCACGCCGCCGGTCACCGCGTCCGCCTGGTCGTCGCCGGCGACGGCCCGCGCCGGGAGGCGCTGGAACGCCGGGCCGCGGGCCTGCCCGTCACGTTCCTCGGGTTCCTGGGCGACCGCGCGGCCGTCGCGGACCTGCTGGCCACCGCCGACGTGTCCCTCGCGCCGGGGCCGCACGAGACGTTCGGCCTGGCCGCGCTCGAAGCCCTCGCCTCCGGCACGCCGGTGGTGGTCTCGGCCTCGTCGGCGCTGCGGGAGATCGTGCGGCCGGGGTGCGGCGCCGCGGTGGCCGACCACGCGCTGGCGTTCGCGGGGGCGGTGAGCGCCCTGCTCGACGACCCGGAGCCGACCCGCCGGAGCGCGGCGCGGGCACGTGCCGAGGAGTACCCGTGGCAGGTGGCGGTGGACGGGATGCTGGCCGCTCTGCGCGTCACCTAG
- a CDS encoding glycosyltransferase family 4 protein codes for MRVAIVTESFLPHVNGVTNSVLRVLEHLRARGHQALVVAPGPGDEHHDGTPVVRVPAVDLPRFSSLPVGVPTRRVLTALHDFRPDVVHLASPFVLGARGLSAARRLGVPTVAVYQTDVAGFAGHYGLGLTARAAWRWTRRLHAQADRTLAPSSWAVGALEEHGVPRVHRWGRGVDVDLFHPGRRDDALRRELAPDGELLVGYVGRLSPEKRVDRLAALRDLPGVRLVVVGEGPEEERLRRELPGAVFLGFRGGTELATAYASLDVFAHTGPHETFCQAVQEALASGVPVVAPDAGGPRDLVRPNTGYLFRDDDGLRAAVEDLRDPLRRRQYGQAARRWVRGRTWTAVCDELLAHYAAVLDLPQRRAA; via the coding sequence GTGCGCGTAGCGATCGTCACCGAGAGCTTCCTGCCCCACGTCAACGGGGTCACCAACTCCGTCCTGCGCGTGCTGGAGCACCTGCGGGCACGCGGTCACCAGGCCCTGGTCGTCGCACCCGGTCCCGGCGACGAGCACCACGACGGCACGCCGGTCGTGCGCGTCCCGGCGGTGGACCTGCCGCGGTTCAGCTCGCTGCCGGTGGGCGTGCCGACGCGCCGGGTGCTGACCGCCCTGCACGACTTCCGCCCGGACGTGGTGCACCTGGCCAGCCCGTTCGTGCTCGGCGCGCGAGGCCTGTCGGCGGCGCGCAGGCTCGGCGTGCCGACGGTCGCCGTCTACCAGACGGACGTCGCCGGGTTCGCCGGCCACTACGGCCTCGGGCTGACGGCGCGCGCCGCGTGGCGGTGGACGCGCCGGCTGCACGCCCAGGCCGACCGCACGCTCGCGCCGTCGAGCTGGGCGGTGGGGGCGCTGGAGGAGCACGGCGTGCCGCGCGTGCACCGGTGGGGTCGGGGCGTGGACGTCGACCTGTTCCACCCGGGCCGCCGCGACGACGCGCTGCGCCGCGAGCTCGCCCCGGACGGGGAGCTGCTGGTCGGGTACGTCGGCCGCCTGTCGCCGGAGAAGCGGGTGGACCGGCTCGCGGCCCTGCGCGACCTGCCGGGCGTCCGGCTCGTGGTCGTCGGCGAGGGGCCGGAGGAGGAGCGGCTGCGCCGCGAGCTGCCGGGTGCGGTGTTCCTGGGCTTCCGCGGCGGCACGGAGCTGGCGACCGCGTACGCGAGCCTGGACGTGTTCGCGCACACGGGGCCGCACGAGACGTTCTGCCAGGCCGTGCAGGAGGCGCTGGCCAGCGGCGTCCCGGTGGTGGCGCCGGACGCGGGCGGTCCGCGCGACCTGGTGCGGCCGAACACCGGCTACCTGTTCCGCGACGACGACGGGCTGCGCGCCGCCGTGGAGGACCTGCGCGACCCGCTGCGCCGCCGGCAGTACGGGCAGGCGGCGCGGCGCTGGGTGCGCGGTCGGACGTGGACCGCGGTGTGCGACGAGCTGCTGGCCCACTACGCGGCCGTGCTGGACCTCCCGCAGCGGCGCGCGGCGTGA
- a CDS encoding inositol monophosphatase family protein, with amino-acid sequence MTVLSSRPAQPVDPGLVSIALEVAGRLANDASDVIMATAGRGARPDEDASPFDWVTDTDRTLERHTRRVLTAEFPDIPVFCEAADTDVAADLPFRWVVDPVDGTANYVAGLPWCAYSLALVDRWGPVVGVVADPYRAQIYAAARGRGMRANGTPVRLGDQAVSTIVCTEMTRTGPWPGMGEFISRAAVAGTGVRVLGSKALAVAQVALGHAAAAVLHSYHEWDVAGAVALAVESGAVVLDRRGEDASLPVDGLLVAVPEVAEEVLGWWRSSMTR; translated from the coding sequence ATGACCGTCTTGTCGTCCCGACCTGCCCAGCCCGTCGATCCCGGACTGGTGTCGATCGCGTTGGAGGTGGCGGGTCGCCTGGCCAACGACGCGTCCGACGTCATCATGGCGACGGCGGGGCGCGGTGCACGGCCGGACGAGGACGCGTCGCCGTTCGACTGGGTGACCGACACCGACCGCACGCTGGAGCGCCACACTCGGCGCGTGCTCACGGCGGAGTTCCCCGACATCCCGGTGTTCTGCGAGGCCGCCGACACCGACGTCGCGGCGGACCTCCCGTTCCGCTGGGTCGTGGACCCGGTGGACGGCACGGCGAACTACGTGGCGGGCCTGCCGTGGTGCGCCTACAGCCTCGCCCTGGTGGACCGCTGGGGCCCGGTCGTGGGGGTGGTGGCCGACCCGTACCGGGCGCAGATCTACGCCGCCGCGCGGGGGCGCGGGATGAGGGCCAACGGCACGCCGGTGCGGCTGGGCGACCAGGCCGTCAGCACGATCGTGTGCACGGAGATGACGAGGACCGGCCCGTGGCCCGGGATGGGCGAGTTCATCTCGCGCGCGGCGGTGGCGGGCACGGGGGTGCGGGTGCTGGGCTCGAAGGCGCTGGCGGTGGCGCAGGTGGCCCTGGGGCACGCCGCGGCGGCGGTCCTGCACAGCTACCACGAGTGGGACGTGGCGGGCGCGGTGGCGCTGGCGGTCGAGTCGGGCGCCGTCGTGCTCGACCGGCGGGGCGAGGACGCGTCCCTGCCGGTGGACGGCCTGCTCGTCGCCGTGCCGGAGGTGGCGGAGGAGGTTCTGGGGTGGTGGCGGTCGTCGATGACCCGTTAG